In one window of Flavobacterium ginsengisoli DNA:
- the ilvN gene encoding acetolactate synthase small subunit produces MEDKTFTISVYSENNVGLLNRISGIFLKRHINILSLNVSESEIENVSRFIIVVNTTEKWVQNIVGQIEKQIEVIKAFYHTDEETIFLENALFKIASSLLFDEKQIQNIIKESQSTIVTVSRDFFVISKSGRRSEIEELYQKFKPYGIMQFVRSGRISVSKQKMEISTLLESFK; encoded by the coding sequence ATGGAAGATAAAACATTTACCATATCGGTATATTCAGAAAATAATGTGGGTTTATTAAATAGGATATCAGGAATATTCTTAAAGCGTCACATTAATATATTAAGTCTAAATGTTTCAGAATCAGAAATTGAGAATGTTTCAAGATTTATCATCGTTGTAAATACGACAGAAAAATGGGTTCAGAATATTGTTGGACAAATTGAAAAACAAATTGAAGTTATAAAAGCATTTTATCACACAGATGAAGAGACTATTTTCTTAGAAAATGCTTTATTTAAAATCGCTTCAAGTTTGTTGTTTGACGAGAAACAAATTCAGAATATTATTAAAGAGAGCCAGTCTACAATTGTGACAGTTTCTCGCGATTTCTTTGTGATTTCAAAATCAGGAAGACGTTCTGAAATTGAGGAATTGTACCAAAAGTTCAAACCATACGGAATTATGCAGTTTGTACGTTCGGGAAGAATATCAGTTTCTAAACAAAAAATGGAGATTTCTACATTATTAGAATCCTTTAAATAA
- a CDS encoding 2-isopropylmalate synthase encodes MNREKVQIFDTTLRDGEQVPGCKLDTKQKLVIAERLDKMGVDIIEAGFPVSSPGDFLSVSEICKIVENATVCGLTRAVKNDIDVAAAALKHAKKPRIHTGIGTSESHILHKLQTTPEDIIARAKFAVSHAKSYVEDVEFYAEDAGRTDNAFLAKVCEEVIKSGATVLNIPDTTGYCLPEEYGAKIKYLKENVKGIENVILSCHCHNDLGMATANSIAGAINGARQIECTINGIGERAGNTALEEVVMIFKQHPYLNLDTNINTRELNEMSRLVSESMGMIVQPNKAIVGANAFAHSSGIHQDGVIKNRATYEIMDPLDVGVNESSIILTARSGRAALAYRAKKVGYELTKTQLDIVYIEFLKFADIKKEVVDADIHQIIEASKIEGELIRN; translated from the coding sequence ATGAATAGAGAGAAAGTTCAAATTTTTGACACCACATTGCGAGATGGTGAACAAGTTCCAGGATGTAAGTTAGATACTAAGCAAAAATTAGTTATTGCAGAACGACTAGACAAAATGGGAGTTGACATTATCGAAGCAGGCTTTCCTGTGTCAAGTCCGGGCGATTTTTTATCGGTCTCTGAGATTTGTAAAATTGTAGAAAATGCAACCGTCTGCGGACTTACAAGAGCCGTAAAAAACGATATTGATGTTGCAGCAGCAGCTTTAAAGCACGCTAAGAAACCTAGAATCCATACTGGAATCGGAACTTCGGAATCTCATATACTCCACAAATTACAAACTACGCCTGAAGATATTATTGCAAGAGCAAAATTTGCTGTATCACACGCTAAATCTTATGTAGAAGATGTAGAATTCTACGCAGAAGACGCTGGTAGAACAGACAATGCGTTCTTAGCTAAAGTTTGTGAAGAAGTTATTAAATCTGGAGCAACTGTATTGAATATTCCTGATACTACTGGATATTGTCTTCCAGAAGAATACGGAGCAAAAATTAAATACTTAAAAGAAAACGTAAAAGGAATCGAAAACGTAATCCTTTCATGTCACTGTCATAATGATTTAGGAATGGCAACTGCAAACTCAATCGCAGGAGCTATAAATGGAGCAAGACAAATAGAATGTACTATTAATGGTATTGGAGAGAGAGCTGGAAATACTGCACTTGAAGAAGTGGTTATGATTTTCAAACAACATCCTTACCTAAACTTAGATACAAACATCAATACAAGAGAATTGAACGAAATGAGTCGTTTGGTTTCTGAGAGTATGGGAATGATTGTACAGCCTAATAAAGCGATTGTTGGAGCAAATGCTTTTGCACACAGTTCTGGAATTCACCAAGATGGTGTGATCAAAAACAGAGCAACTTACGAAATCATGGATCCGTTAGATGTCGGAGTAAATGAATCTTCAATCATTTTGACAGCAAGAAGCGGAAGAGCTGCTTTGGCTTACCGTGCTAAAAAAGTAGGCTACGAATTGACAAAAACACAATTAGATATCGTTTACATCGAATTCTTGAAATTCGCTGATATTAAAAAAGAAGTTGTAGACGCAGATATCCACCAAATTATAGAAGCTTCTAAAATAGAAGGAGAGTTAATCAGAAACTAA
- a CDS encoding M1 family metallopeptidase: MKNYFGSILGAFLIGFTANAQGLLNKSETVFTHQDTLRGSITKERAWWDLKYYHLDVKVKPAEKFISGSNTVRYTVLTENNRMQIDLQEPMNITKVTQNGKELKFERDGNAFFITLNEKQKVGAVKEIVVFFEGKPKEAVRAPWDGGFSWKKDKNGKDFIATSCQGLGASVWWPCKDHMYDEVENMLISVNVPGDLTEVSNGRLQSVKKEKDGTKTFNWYVANPINNYGVNINIGDYVNFSEVFKGEKGNLDCNYYVLKDNLALAKEQFKDAPRMLKAFENWFGPYPFYEDSYKLVEVPYLGMEHQSSVTYGNQYKNGYLGRDLSGTGWGLKFDFIIIHESGHEWYANNITYKDIADMWVHESFTNYSESLFVEYYYGKEAGAEYVIGCRKNIKNDTPIIGHYDVNNEGSGDMYPKGASMLHMIRQVINDDAKWKSILRGMNKTFYHQTVTGKQIQDYINEQSGINFNRVFAQYLTTTQIPVFEYMFKNGTFGYHWTNCVAKFDMPVRVKLNGVETWLKPTTEWQSVKTTNEDRKLEVDKDFYVTTSNIVE, from the coding sequence ATGAAAAATTACTTTGGAAGCATTTTAGGTGCTTTTCTAATTGGTTTTACTGCCAATGCTCAGGGACTTTTAAACAAGTCAGAAACCGTTTTTACACATCAAGACACTTTACGCGGAAGCATCACAAAAGAGAGAGCCTGGTGGGATTTAAAATATTATCACCTTGATGTAAAGGTTAAACCTGCTGAAAAATTTATTTCAGGTTCAAACACCGTTCGTTATACTGTTTTAACAGAAAACAACCGCATGCAGATTGATTTGCAAGAACCAATGAATATTACCAAAGTAACGCAAAATGGTAAAGAATTAAAATTTGAAAGAGATGGAAACGCGTTTTTCATCACTTTAAACGAAAAACAAAAAGTTGGTGCAGTAAAAGAAATCGTGGTTTTTTTTGAAGGAAAACCGAAAGAAGCTGTTAGAGCTCCTTGGGATGGTGGTTTCTCTTGGAAAAAAGATAAAAACGGAAAAGATTTTATTGCTACTTCTTGTCAAGGTTTAGGCGCTAGCGTTTGGTGGCCTTGTAAGGATCATATGTACGATGAAGTAGAGAATATGCTAATAAGCGTTAATGTTCCTGGAGATTTAACTGAGGTTTCTAACGGAAGATTACAAAGCGTAAAGAAAGAAAAAGACGGAACTAAAACTTTCAATTGGTATGTTGCCAATCCGATCAATAATTATGGTGTAAACATCAACATTGGAGATTACGTTAATTTCTCTGAAGTTTTTAAAGGTGAAAAGGGAAATTTAGATTGCAACTATTATGTGTTAAAAGATAATTTAGCTTTAGCAAAAGAGCAGTTTAAAGATGCTCCAAGAATGCTTAAAGCTTTTGAAAACTGGTTCGGGCCTTATCCTTTCTACGAAGACAGTTATAAATTGGTTGAAGTTCCGTATTTAGGAATGGAGCACCAAAGTTCTGTAACTTACGGAAATCAATACAAAAATGGTTATTTAGGACGTGATTTAAGTGGAACAGGTTGGGGATTAAAGTTTGATTTTATCATTATTCACGAATCAGGTCATGAATGGTATGCTAACAATATTACTTATAAAGATATCGCAGATATGTGGGTTCACGAGAGTTTTACCAATTATTCAGAAAGTCTTTTTGTGGAATACTACTATGGTAAAGAAGCCGGTGCTGAGTATGTAATTGGATGCAGAAAAAACATTAAAAATGACACACCAATTATTGGACATTATGATGTAAACAATGAAGGATCTGGAGATATGTATCCAAAAGGAGCTTCAATGCTTCATATGATTCGTCAAGTTATCAATGATGATGCAAAATGGAAATCGATTTTACGAGGCATGAACAAAACGTTCTATCACCAAACGGTTACTGGAAAACAAATTCAGGATTATATTAATGAGCAATCTGGAATTAACTTCAATAGAGTTTTTGCTCAATATTTAACTACAACTCAAATTCCGGTTTTTGAATATATGTTTAAAAATGGAACGTTCGGATATCATTGGACAAATTGTGTAGCGAAATTTGATATGCCGGTAAGAGTGAAATTAAACGGCGTTGAAACATGGTTGAAGCCAACTACAGAATGGCAATCGGTTAAAACAACAAACGAAGATAGAAAACTAGAAGTTGATAAAGATTTCTATGTTACGACTTCTAATATAGTCGAATAA
- a CDS encoding M1 family metallopeptidase gives MKRYFKSVVVAFLIGFTANAQGLLSKSETGFTHQDTLRGSITKERAWWDLKYYHLDIKVNPADRTISGTNTVRYTVLTDYNRMQIDLQQPMNITKVTQNGKELKFERDGNAFFITLNENQKVGDTKEIIVSFGGVPKEAVRPPWDGGITWQKDKNGKDFIASSCQGLGASVWWPCKDHMYDEVENMLISVNVPGDLTDVSNGRLQSIKKQKDGTKTFNWYVANPINNYGVNINIGDYVNFSEKFKGEKGDLDCNYYVLRDNLTKAKEQFKDAPKMLKAFESWFGPYPFYEDSYKLVEVPYLGMEHQSSVTYGNNYQNGHNGHDISGTGWGLKFDYIIIHESGHEWFANNITYKDIADMWIHESFTTYSEVLFIEYYYGKDAANEYARGIRKMIANKEPIIGYYDVNREGSGDMYPKGANMIHTIRQVINDDAKFKSILRGLNKTFYHQTVTTKQIEDYISKEFGIDFSPIFNQYLRTPQVPVFEYYFKNKKLAYHWINCQENFNLPLKVTLNGEETWLKPTTDWQAKDLNSEKTALTVDKNFYVIESNITN, from the coding sequence ATGAAAAGATACTTTAAAAGTGTTGTAGTTGCTTTTCTAATTGGTTTTACTGCCAATGCTCAAGGCCTTTTAAGTAAATCAGAAACAGGTTTTACGCATCAGGATACTTTACGCGGAAGCATTACTAAAGAAAGAGCTTGGTGGGATTTGAAATATTATCACCTTGATATTAAGGTGAATCCGGCAGACAGAACCATTTCGGGAACCAATACTGTTCGTTATACGGTTTTAACGGATTACAATCGTATGCAGATTGATCTTCAGCAACCAATGAATATCACAAAAGTTACACAGAATGGAAAGGAATTAAAGTTTGAAAGAGATGGAAATGCTTTCTTTATTACTTTGAATGAAAATCAAAAAGTGGGCGATACAAAAGAAATTATTGTATCGTTTGGCGGTGTTCCAAAAGAAGCTGTTCGTCCGCCTTGGGATGGAGGAATAACTTGGCAGAAAGATAAAAACGGAAAAGATTTTATAGCTTCATCTTGTCAGGGATTAGGAGCTAGTGTTTGGTGGCCTTGCAAAGATCATATGTACGACGAAGTAGAGAATATGCTAATTAGTGTAAATGTTCCTGGAGATTTAACTGATGTTTCAAATGGAAGGCTTCAAAGTATTAAAAAACAAAAGGATGGAACAAAAACTTTTAACTGGTATGTTGCCAATCCGATTAATAATTACGGCGTAAATATCAATATTGGAGATTACGTTAATTTCTCAGAAAAATTTAAAGGAGAAAAAGGTGATTTAGACTGTAATTACTATGTTTTGAGAGACAATTTAACTAAAGCAAAAGAGCAATTTAAAGATGCGCCAAAAATGCTGAAGGCTTTTGAAAGCTGGTTTGGACCTTATCCGTTTTACGAAGACAGTTATAAATTGGTCGAAGTTCCGTATTTGGGAATGGAGCACCAGAGTTCTGTAACTTATGGGAACAACTATCAGAATGGGCATAACGGACATGATATAAGCGGAACCGGTTGGGGATTAAAGTTTGATTATATCATTATTCACGAATCGGGTCACGAGTGGTTTGCCAATAATATTACTTATAAGGACATTGCCGATATGTGGATTCATGAAAGCTTCACCACTTATTCTGAAGTTCTTTTTATAGAATATTATTACGGAAAAGATGCCGCAAATGAATACGCGAGAGGAATTAGAAAAATGATTGCTAATAAAGAGCCTATTATTGGGTATTATGATGTAAACAGAGAAGGTTCTGGAGATATGTATCCAAAAGGCGCCAACATGATTCATACGATTCGTCAGGTGATTAATGATGATGCGAAGTTTAAATCGATTCTTCGTGGATTGAACAAAACGTTTTATCATCAAACCGTTACCACAAAACAAATTGAAGACTATATTAGTAAAGAATTTGGAATTGATTTTAGCCCCATTTTTAATCAGTATTTGAGAACGCCTCAGGTGCCTGTTTTTGAATATTATTTTAAAAATAAAAAATTAGCTTATCATTGGATTAATTGTCAGGAGAACTTTAATCTTCCTTTAAAGGTAACTTTAAACGGCGAAGAAACTTGGCTAAAACCAACAACAGACTGGCAAGCCAAAGATTTAAATAGCGAAAAAACAGCTTTAACTGTAGATAAAAACTTTTATGTTATTGAATCTAATATCACAAATTAA
- a CDS encoding carbohydrate-binding family 9-like protein, whose protein sequence is MKFSSFVYLLIFLYSINNYSQTFPVYKTSEKITIDGDLKEWKTPFIGPFVIHNSGEKALQNTFVSLSWNNKNLYLAYKCTDSQIIGSPQKKDSQIFNTDDLVEIFLDPDGDGQNYIEIGVNAFSTNYDLLLKCISPECGGWNTAMDFDIKGLESVSKVTPEGYTVEIKIPFSSLENIENGGFSKPKVGTKWKGNAFRIDYGNTTEYLALQPYKSLIFGFHQPQEFAVFEFVE, encoded by the coding sequence ATGAAATTTAGCTCATTTGTATACCTTTTGATATTTTTATATTCAATAAATAACTATTCGCAGACATTTCCTGTTTATAAAACATCTGAGAAAATAACAATTGATGGAGATTTAAAAGAGTGGAAAACGCCTTTTATTGGCCCTTTCGTAATTCATAATTCTGGAGAAAAAGCTTTGCAAAATACTTTTGTTTCACTTTCGTGGAATAATAAAAACTTATACTTAGCCTACAAATGCACTGATTCACAAATCATTGGATCACCGCAAAAAAAAGATTCTCAGATATTTAATACTGATGATTTAGTCGAAATATTTCTTGATCCAGATGGAGACGGTCAGAATTATATTGAAATTGGAGTAAATGCATTTTCTACAAATTATGATTTGCTTTTAAAATGCATTTCGCCAGAATGTGGCGGATGGAATACTGCAATGGATTTTGATATAAAAGGTTTAGAATCTGTAAGCAAAGTGACTCCAGAAGGCTATACAGTTGAAATTAAAATTCCGTTTTCTAGTCTAGAAAATATTGAAAACGGTGGTTTTTCGAAACCTAAAGTTGGAACAAAATGGAAAGGAAATGCTTTTAGAATTGATTACGGTAATACAACTGAATATCTTGCTTTACAACCTTATAAGAGTTTAATTTTTGGTTTTCATCAGCCACAAGAGTTTGCAGTTTTTGAGTTTGTGGAATGA
- the hisIE gene encoding bifunctional phosphoribosyl-AMP cyclohydrolase/phosphoribosyl-ATP diphosphatase HisIE — protein sequence MEIDIKSAHGLIPAIIQDSETKNVLMLGYMNEESLQKTIETQKVTFFSRSKQRLWTKGEESGNFLELVSIKNDCDGDTLLIQAKPVGPTCHTGADTCWQEPNDANYGFISQLENTIKTRRENADSEQSYVASLFAKGINKIAQKVGEEAVEVVIEAKDDNDDLFLSESADLLFHYLILLQAKGYQLNDVVEILKKRQK from the coding sequence ATGGAAATCGATATCAAAAGCGCACACGGATTAATTCCTGCTATAATCCAAGATTCAGAAACAAAAAATGTTTTGATGTTGGGTTATATGAACGAAGAATCGCTTCAAAAAACAATAGAAACACAAAAAGTAACTTTTTTCAGCCGTTCAAAACAAAGACTTTGGACGAAAGGCGAGGAGAGCGGTAACTTTTTAGAATTGGTAAGTATTAAAAACGATTGTGATGGTGATACGCTTCTGATTCAAGCAAAACCTGTTGGGCCAACGTGCCACACAGGCGCAGATACTTGCTGGCAGGAACCAAATGATGCCAATTACGGTTTTATTTCGCAATTAGAAAATACAATCAAAACCCGCAGAGAAAATGCTGATTCTGAACAGAGTTATGTAGCTTCTTTATTTGCAAAAGGAATCAATAAAATTGCTCAAAAAGTTGGAGAAGAGGCAGTAGAAGTGGTGATTGAAGCAAAAGATGATAACGATGATTTGTTTCTTAGCGAAAGCGCCGATTTATTGTTTCATTATTTGATTCTGCTTCAAGCGAAAGGATATCAGTTAAATGATGTTGTCGAAATTTTGAAGAAACGTCAGAAGTAA
- the hisF gene encoding imidazole glycerol phosphate synthase subunit HisF yields MLAKRIIPCLDIKNGRTVKGVNFVDLRDAGDPVELAEIYSREGADELVFLDISATEERRKTLVNMVRSVAEKINIPFTVGGGISSVEDVDILLNNGADKVSINSSAFKNPQLINDLAQKFGSQCVVVAIDAKQIDGQWIVHLVGGKVPTELNLFDWAVEVAERGAGEILFTSMDNDGTKNGFANEALAKLSELVNIPIIASGGAGNIQHFVDSFKEGKADAALATSVFHFKEIEIKALKQELRNNNIEVRL; encoded by the coding sequence ATGTTAGCAAAAAGAATAATACCTTGCTTGGATATAAAAAACGGAAGAACTGTAAAAGGCGTTAATTTCGTTGATTTGCGTGATGCAGGAGATCCTGTAGAATTGGCTGAAATTTATTCGAGAGAAGGCGCAGACGAATTGGTTTTTCTAGATATTTCGGCAACAGAAGAAAGACGCAAAACTCTTGTAAATATGGTACGAAGTGTGGCAGAAAAAATCAATATTCCGTTTACGGTTGGTGGCGGAATTTCATCTGTTGAAGATGTTGATATTCTATTAAATAATGGAGCTGATAAAGTTTCAATTAATTCATCGGCATTTAAAAATCCGCAGTTAATTAATGATTTGGCTCAGAAATTTGGAAGTCAATGTGTTGTCGTAGCAATTGATGCTAAACAAATTGACGGACAATGGATTGTACATTTAGTTGGAGGAAAAGTGCCAACTGAGTTGAATTTATTCGATTGGGCCGTTGAAGTTGCAGAACGAGGTGCAGGAGAAATCCTTTTTACTTCAATGGATAATGACGGAACTAAAAATGGCTTTGCAAATGAGGCTTTGGCGAAACTATCCGAATTAGTAAATATTCCAATTATTGCTTCGGGAGGCGCTGGAAACATACAGCATTTCGTAGATTCGTTTAAAGAAGGAAAAGCAGACGCCGCTTTGGCGACAAGTGTTTTTCATTTTAAAGAAATCGAAATCAAGGCGTTGAAACAAGAATTAAGAAATAATAATATAGAAGTTCGATTATAG
- the hisA gene encoding 1-(5-phosphoribosyl)-5-[(5-phosphoribosylamino)methylideneamino]imidazole-4-carboxamide isomerase, producing MRIIPAIDIIEGKCVRLSKGDYDTKIIYNENPLEVAKSFEAHGIEYLHLVDLDGAKSSKIVNYKILEQIATQTSLKIDFGGGLKSDDDLRIAFESGANQITGGSIAVKNRAIFEKWISEYGSEKIILGADAKDEKIAVSGWLEESNEDLVPFIQDYQSKGIQYVICTDIAKDGMLQGPSFDLYSKILAEAKGIKLIASGGISTFDELPKLAELGCEGTIIGKAIYEGRITLKQLENYIIGL from the coding sequence ATGAGAATAATACCAGCCATAGATATCATTGAAGGAAAATGCGTTCGTTTGTCCAAAGGTGATTATGATACTAAGATAATTTACAATGAAAATCCGCTTGAAGTGGCAAAATCATTTGAAGCACACGGAATTGAATACCTGCATTTAGTAGATCTTGACGGTGCAAAATCGAGTAAAATTGTCAACTATAAGATATTAGAACAAATTGCAACGCAAACGAGCTTAAAAATTGATTTTGGAGGCGGATTAAAATCCGATGATGATTTAAGAATTGCTTTTGAAAGTGGTGCAAACCAAATTACCGGCGGAAGTATTGCTGTAAAAAACAGAGCAATTTTTGAAAAATGGATTTCAGAATATGGTTCAGAAAAAATTATTTTGGGAGCTGACGCAAAAGATGAAAAAATAGCGGTTTCTGGCTGGTTGGAAGAATCAAACGAAGATTTAGTTCCATTTATTCAAGATTATCAATCAAAAGGAATTCAGTATGTTATTTGTACAGATATTGCCAAAGATGGAATGCTTCAAGGTCCAAGTTTTGATTTGTATAGCAAAATTTTAGCAGAAGCAAAAGGCATAAAATTAATTGCTTCTGGCGGAATTTCAACTTTCGACGAATTACCAAAACTTGCAGAATTAGGCTGTGAAGGAACTATTATCGGAAAAGCAATTTACGAGGGAAGAATCACTTTGAAACAACTAGAGAATTATATAATTGGTTTATAG
- the hisH gene encoding imidazole glycerol phosphate synthase subunit HisH, translating to MKIVIINYGAGNIQSIMFAIERLGFKAVLSNNPDEIKSADKVIFPGVGEASSAMAKLRESGLDSLISELKQPVLGICLGMQLMCNKTEEGNTKGLGIFDVDVVKFSNNVKVPQMGWNQIYDLKTDLFKGISENEFMYLVHSFYAPNCEYAVAKTNYDVEYASALQKDNFYGTQFHPEKSGDVGEKILGNFLKM from the coding sequence ATGAAAATAGTAATTATAAATTACGGAGCAGGAAATATACAAAGCATAATGTTTGCTATTGAAAGATTAGGTTTTAAAGCTGTTCTGAGTAATAATCCAGATGAAATCAAATCGGCAGATAAAGTGATTTTTCCTGGTGTGGGCGAAGCGAGTTCGGCTATGGCAAAACTTCGTGAAAGTGGTTTAGACAGTTTGATTTCAGAATTAAAACAGCCAGTTTTAGGAATTTGCTTGGGTATGCAGTTAATGTGCAACAAAACAGAAGAAGGAAATACCAAAGGTTTAGGCATTTTTGATGTTGATGTTGTAAAATTTTCAAACAACGTAAAAGTACCACAAATGGGTTGGAATCAGATTTATGATTTAAAAACCGATTTATTCAAAGGAATTTCTGAAAATGAATTCATGTATTTGGTTCACAGTTTTTACGCACCAAATTGCGAATATGCTGTTGCTAAAACAAATTATGACGTAGAATACGCATCTGCATTACAAAAAGATAATTTTTACGGTACACAATTTCACCCAGAAAAGAGCGGTGATGTCGGAGAAAAGATTCTAGGTAATTTTTTAAAAATGTAA
- the hisC gene encoding histidinol-phosphate transaminase encodes MNTFDINTITRENVKSLKPYSSARDEFEDFDTAEMIFLDANENPFQNGVNRYPDPQQNSVKAILAKNNLIKQSQILLGNGSDEVLDLLFRAFCEPNKDNIISLPPTYGMYGVLANINAVENREILLSTDFQPQVEKILEAVDKNTKIIFLCSPNNPTGNSFSDESVVKLLQNFKGLVVIDEAYIDFSEKESWLAEIDAYPNLVITQTLSKAYGLAGIRLGVCYASEAVISILNKIKPPYNVNELTQQRAIERLKDFDKIKQEIASIVEQREELLKVLLEVSFVEKVYPTEANFILAKVDDANKRYDQLIEKGIVIRNRTTQPLCENCLRFTIGTKEENAVVIRELKLLN; translated from the coding sequence ATGAATACTTTCGATATAAATACAATAACACGTGAAAACGTAAAATCCTTAAAACCATATTCTTCTGCAAGAGATGAGTTTGAAGATTTTGACACAGCCGAAATGATTTTTCTAGATGCTAATGAAAATCCGTTTCAAAATGGTGTAAATCGTTATCCAGATCCACAACAGAATTCGGTTAAAGCAATTTTGGCTAAAAACAATTTAATAAAACAAAGCCAGATTTTGTTAGGAAACGGAAGCGATGAAGTTTTAGATCTGCTTTTTAGAGCTTTCTGCGAACCAAATAAAGACAATATCATTTCGTTACCGCCAACATACGGGATGTATGGTGTTTTGGCTAATATTAATGCGGTTGAAAATAGAGAAATTCTGTTATCAACAGACTTTCAGCCACAAGTAGAAAAGATTCTAGAAGCAGTTGATAAGAATACGAAAATTATTTTTTTATGCTCACCAAATAACCCAACAGGAAATTCTTTTTCAGATGAAAGTGTGGTGAAATTATTGCAAAACTTTAAAGGTTTAGTAGTAATTGATGAAGCATATATTGATTTTTCGGAGAAGGAAAGCTGGTTGGCAGAAATAGATGCTTATCCAAATTTAGTGATTACGCAAACACTTTCTAAAGCTTATGGTTTAGCAGGAATTCGTTTAGGGGTTTGCTATGCTTCTGAAGCTGTAATTTCAATTTTAAATAAGATCAAACCGCCTTATAATGTAAACGAATTAACGCAACAAAGAGCAATCGAACGTTTGAAGGATTTTGATAAAATTAAACAAGAAATAGCTTCTATTGTTGAGCAAAGAGAAGAATTGCTTAAAGTTTTACTTGAAGTGAGTTTTGTTGAAAAAGTATATCCAACGGAAGCTAATTTTATTTTAGCAAAAGTGGATGATGCGAACAAAAGATACGATCAATTGATCGAAAAAGGAATTGTAATTAGAAACCGAACGACACAACCTTTATGCGAAAATTGTCTTCGCTTTACAATTGGAACAAAAGAAGAAAACGCTGTTGTAATTAGAGAATTGAAGTTGTTGAATTAA
- the hisG gene encoding ATP phosphoribosyltransferase, which yields MKSEAVLAVSPKVSPEIQKHIDTLKFRIQAVLRARNSKYILMNVPNDKIDAVGKILPVLRSLTVLPLAQEGWSSVHSVIDKDTFWDVIDQLKEVGAEGILVCPIEKMVL from the coding sequence TTGAAAAGTGAGGCAGTTCTAGCTGTTTCTCCAAAAGTTTCTCCAGAAATTCAAAAACACATTGACACTTTAAAATTCAGGATTCAAGCCGTTTTAAGAGCTAGAAATTCAAAATATATCTTAATGAACGTTCCAAATGATAAAATTGATGCAGTTGGAAAAATTCTTCCAGTTTTAAGAAGTTTAACCGTTTTGCCATTGGCACAGGAAGGCTGGAGCAGTGTTCACTCGGTAATTGACAAAGATACTTTCTGGGATGTAATTGATCAACTAAAAGAAGTTGGAGCAGAAGGAATTCTGGTTTGCCCAATTGAGAAAATGGTTCTTTAG